The stretch of DNA ACTCGAAGAATTGTTTTTCATTACTAAAAAAAAGACTTCTTTAAAATGAACACGGGTGCATATGCAAAtttatatattaaataaaatctTAACCTATCCAAAAGATGATGAAATCCCTATAAGATTTGACGTATATTGTATAGTTTACAtagtataaataataatataaataacaatataaataatTCTGTAAAACCAAATCCTTTGATATAGTTTCCACAGAGAGAGGAACTAAAAAAATCAGGAAAATGATTAAAGAAAAAGTATTTTAATCTAGTACTCCGTATCTCGGTTTCCTTGCACCCGTTCCGAAAACCCTGTGCGTCAGGTTACCACAGATGCACTCCCGCCGTTTACATGCAAGGGTTTTGCGCTCCTTTATCACCACGCGATCCTCGGTGGTCCCGTCAGACCACCGAGCGCAACAGTTAATCCCAAAATTGATCCTGATTGCTCGATCCccgcgaatgaagattgaaggtatcGAATCGTCGGGTTCGTTTTATTTTCCGCGAAACAGCCTACATAGGATCTACGTACTCGTACGCTCAAAAAGATTTGTTCCACTCACCATTGGTGCATTTGATGAAAGTGTTTTCGCGGCGTGCTCGTCCGACTGCTGACAGTTTCATTCGAGCGCACGTGACGATTCACTTGCGACGTTTGGAATCCACCTGTGATCTGACGCTGCCTCCGATCGCCCGAACCAGCGCACACTGAGCGTGTTCGAACCTGCTCCCGTCAGATCAGGTAGTGGGGGCGGCGGCAGTGGTGTACTCGTATCATTGCGGGCCTCGATTTCCCGTAAACAATAGAACGACTGGCTGAAGTAGTCTGGACCCGGGGGGAAAAGGGCCGCACAAAAGCTAAAATCTTGGCGGGACGAAAAGTACCTTGCAAAAATCGATACGGGGCTACTCGTTATTTCAATCGAAATTTTATTTTGGTGCTAATGATCGTGACGGTAACTGCTGAGAATTCGCGCGGAGTCGCGGCTCAGAGAACCTCGATTTTTTAGCTGAGATCGTGAAGAAATTTCGTGAACGCGCTTCTATTGTTACGAACTTTCCTAAAAATAATAGGAGAGACTCGAAGCCAGTTAGAAAAATGTTCCTTTTTCAGTTGCGTCACTTTTCTCGCGACTGTGAATGTTTGGGAAAACTTGGAATCGTTCGGcgtttgaatattgggggtgttCGCGGGGAATTGTGGGAAGTTTCGAGATGCTAGtcaaattatggtaatagtatagAATATTTATACGTTTCAGCATTAGTGTACAGTGTATGTACACACTCTTACTTATTGGTACTTCGATATAATGTACgcaataaatttttttttattaccaTGAATACTTTCACGTAACCTGACATTCGCGTTATTATCTTTTAACACTATAACACTATCGATAGTGTAATTACATATACATCTtgattaatgtatatttgccaaTAAAAGAGGAGGTGATTATCCTATTACTTAGACGAGTTGCTCGCTTGGTGGCATTGCCCGAAACTGAGACTGTATTGCGAGCCATTGACTGCACGAAGGTCATTACGCAAATTGATATCAATATCAACACATCTAAATTGCCAATCGTTTTAAAGGACATATCTTACCCCCACACACGTCGACATTAACGTTATCTTATACCCTTTCGACCCTGTTGTATCATATTCTTTGTTTCTTACCGCCTTTGTGGTCTCGTTATTACAATTGTTTGGGAAACAATTATTGTAGAAAATGTGCTATCATAAACTTGTGAAAGGAGAAACTTTTAAATGCAATAATTAATGAAGTAAAAAACATAATGTGTATTTCTCATTTTagcatatatgtacatacactgATAAAATGGGAACAGccttatttctataatttagaaTATAATGATAAGCCATAATACATAATACTTAAAGTATTAAAAACATAAAATTTCAAACGTTTGTAGAATATCGTAACACAATCGTCTTTAAATTATAATGATTAAGAATTAATGTAGAAACAAATTTCCCtccttttttttaataatcttGGAATCAATAGTTTTCAATCTGAAGCATATATTGCAGTATACTATTACTGAAAGGGTTTTAACACAAATTTTACATAATTTAGCTTAAAGTTTGTAGTGGCTACTGAATATTTATCTAAATAATCAAGGTATCCATTCAAGTAATCATTTGTTGTCTTTTTGATGCAAATAATTATGCATACAGACTCATCTTCTTATGAACATTACAGTATCACACCTTCTAACAAATAACTTTTTTAATTAATGGACTCTTTCAATCAAGGAAAAAGCAATTAACATACACCATATAAAGGCAATCTGTTTCCTTCAATGTCCTTCCTTTGAGGTATCCAAATATATGAACTGTTTCAATCTCTTCCCAGGTACTACTTCATTCTTCCAATTACGATCTCTTCTAGCCTACTCATTATTGGCAATAAACTGGCGTtcacatcacttccatactgttaTGTGTATTCTCTGTGAAACCCAACGTAGATGTGGGTGCATCTTGCGATGTTTCTTCTAAAGATTGCGCATCCATGCCCTCTGGTACATTGTTCGTTGTCGAACTTTGTCCATCATCCCAATTTATTTTAAATCTAGTGACACGTGGCTTGTCTCCTAAGATATTTCGTTGTACTTTATCGAACTGAGGTTGTGGCGGTGGGTTTTCCCTAAGCTCTGGATCCATATAttcattatttataaaataaccAACACGGACAAACTCGTGCCCTCTATATGAACAAGTTAATAATACAACTGTGACACCTAAAGCATCGTTAACTGGGATTCTACTGACGTCTGGAGGGTCAGCCTGAAAATACAAAGAAAACATAACTGTAGGGTAATAGGACACAAATTCCTAGATTTCAattagatttttaaatattttttgaaaatttctagATTTTTAAGCCAGTCTAAGTATCAGTTATTTACCTGAAATATGAACATGTGCCTTCCTTCAGGAATGGGCCCAACATATATTGTGTCTAAGACTTGGTCGAACTCTTCGGACTCGGCACTGCCGACATAGATCATCTTCCATTCTAAATCTGTAAGTTCATTGTTCTTGCATCAATATCGCAGAGTTCAATGACGCAATAATGCATACTGTCGATTCAAAAATAAGGAACACACATTAAAGTCGAACGatacaaatatttttctaataGTAACATTATGAAAAAAAACCGTTACGTTACTACGTCCTTGGAAAACAAACTATTGTGTTGAAACTAACCTAGCAAGGTTCTAGAAACATTCAAAACTGTGTCTGTCCCAACTATTGTCGACGAAAATGCATAATTGTGTTCAAAGGTACGACTAAAACTGCAAGCAAACTACCTTCTTTCAGTTCTTCGATACACTCGAAAGTGACTTCAAACTGGAACGGATTTAGAAACGGCGAAGGATTGTCGAGAACAGCTACATTCACTAGTTGAACTTTGGCCATCGTAGACTTTATTAAACTGTTAAATATTATTGACGCTTGCGAATCTCACTGCGACTTGGATAGACCGTTTCTTGAATCGGTTTCTTTCGATGGAATTACTGAATTAAACTGACAAAAGAGGCGCAGAATCTCGAATCAAAGGATAAACAATTTCATCGCAACACACCGCTTACTTTGGCGGCAAACGAACCAAAGGACGTTTCCGGTGTTTCAGGAACTACCAAACTTCTTGCGGCAGTTACGGCGCCGTGCGAATCGGCGGCTACACGAATTTCAaaaatagctcttattaatttGGCGCCTTTAAAAGATGCTTGACatcattttatttttcattttatgtacATTCTAAATATTTTTACTGTTTTGTGGAAATTAGTTTGGTAAGTTAAAAGGAAGATATTAGTCGTTTTTTGCTACTTTCATGGAAAATACTAGGGGTCAATCCCTTTCGATTATTTCTTGTCCAATGAATCTTAAATAAAGATATATAGAATTGCTGACAGTAAATGGGATAATATAACTAAATGTATTAAATGGTAGAAAAATATGATTTTGATAAATTAAATCTTAGTATTTTGAAAGAGACTCGCTAGAAGTAACCGTTCTTAAGGGTCATTTACAACGCAGGAGGGATGTAATTGGTGGGATTGTAAATTTTTTGCAGCCAATTATGAAAGACTGTAACGTTCTTGGACAATATTGAAGGTAAATTTTCTGCTGCGATATcaagaattaaaaataatttattattaaagaGAATATTAGAATTGTATtcaagttttatttaaaaaaatgtacgGTTTAGTGCGAATAGTAAACGATGTAGACATCTAGCGGTAATATCTATGAATTACGGAGGGATTTAAAGGACATGTAGGAATGATTACCCTATGTACTCTTTTACCGACTAAGATTGAAACGAGATTGCACAGACAGTAGAAATAATCCTCGGTAGATGGCGCTAGTGTACCATTTGAAACGTTTTCGTAAAATTAGGCTGTGTGGACATCTTTACTTTCTGTAATTGCATATAAATCAACAAAGGAAGAACTctattttttcaatatttaatttcacggtaaCTCGTATTTAATAGTTCTCCATATTTTTATACCCCTTTTAAACTGATACCTCTTTCATTTAAATCTACATTAAATTAATAACTTTTCATGAAATACGTTTAACAAACGAAACATTAGCAATGTTTGATCATTCCTTCAGTTCCTTCTTTTGAACCAGCAAATGAAATTATTATGGCATACCAAACAAAAAGTAAACTGTACattgaaattttattaaatattacttttttatttacATTGCTGTAGCCATGCTTGCGTTCTCTATACAAGATTGCTTGCTTCACAACGCGATGCCGATCTACAGGGAACAAGCATCTTCGAACGAACTCCTTTCTTCTCTTTTCCTTAATTAACGTTACGAAATAAGCAAAGAGTAAGTAAATAAACGCCCACGACTGTACTTTTCTTCGTACCGAATTGCGCTGTTTGATGTATAAGTGGGTCACGACGGTTAAGCCAATTTTACCGGAATTAAGGAAATTAAAAGTTTATGCTTGAAGCACACTGTAGAATACAAATTCACGTTGCATGCGATAATAAAGCGGGCTCCTCTGAAATGCGGAAAAAACGGGACGAAAATAGAGGTAAAAAAATTTCATTCCTTACGAGGCAGTTCTTAAGTGAATTTCAGATTATACGACGTACAAACAAATCGAATCTGAACAGAAATATATAAAGGGTATACTAGAATTGTTGACACAATTGCGACGagaatgattcaaatattttccTGGTACGTGTACACTTGGTTATATCTCGACTTTACGGATATTCATGCATGACCGATCGCTGATACGGTTGCGCACAACACGCCCGCCAAAATTCAAATCCCATTTTTGTCATACCCTTTTTCTTTCATATAACAACAGGACAGAGGCACAGGAATATAAAAATCCGATA from Calliopsis andreniformis isolate RMS-2024a chromosome 2, iyCalAndr_principal, whole genome shotgun sequence encodes:
- the Asf1 gene encoding histone chaperone asf1, yielding MAKVQLVNVAVLDNPSPFLNPFQFEVTFECIEELKEDLEWKMIYVGSAESEEFDQVLDTIYVGPIPEGRHMFIFQADPPDVSRIPVNDALGVTVVLLTCSYRGHEFVRVGYFINNEYMDPELRENPPPQPQFDKVQRNILGDKPRVTRFKINWDDGQSSTTNNVPEGMDAQSLEETSQDAPTSTLGFTENTHNSMEVM